GGTGTGACCATGGTGTTCGTAACTCACGACCAGGACGAAGCGCTGGCGCTTGCCGACCGCATCGTTGTCATGAAGGATGGCGTTATCGAGCAGCTTGGCACACCCGAAGAAGTCTACAACACCCCGTCCTCGCGTTTCGTGGCAGACTTCGTGGGCTTCGAGAACATTTTCGCGCTCGAGCAGGGAAAGCTCAAGACGGACGCGGGATTGAAGCCACTTTCCGGCACTGCATCTGTTGAAGCTGCCGGCCTTGCCTGGCGACCGAATGCGGTCGCGCTCGGGGAAGGGCAATTCAAGGGCGAGGTCCGCGGTGTCGCTTTCGCAGGCGGGACGCGTGAATATCTCATCCAGTCCCCGATTGGCGCGATCAAGGCGGAGATGGATGCAGCTGCACCCATATTCGAGCCGGGCAGCGAGATCGCTTTTGACCTGCCGCCCGAGCGCGCGGCCATCCTCCAGCGTATGTGAGTGCAAGCATGGTGTGGATCGATACGGATATGGGATTTGACGACATTCAGGCAATCCTGATGGTCGATCACTCCCGTTTCGACATAGCCGGTGTTTCACTTGTGTTCGGCAATGCGCCCATGGCGCAGGTCCGCCGCAACGCTTCGCGGGCGAAAGCCTTTTTCGGTTGGAATTTTCCCATATTCGCGGGTGCTCACCAATCGGTTCTCGGGAAGGTGGAAACCCCGATCCATGTTCTGGGACCGCAAGGGATGCCCACGCGCGGACGTATTCTGCCTGAGGCACCGGAACTGGAGATGACGCCTGCTCTTGCCGCCCTGGCCGAATGGCTTGAGGGGCTCGAGGAACCCGGACGTATCCTGGCTCTGGGGCCGCTGACCAATATTGCGATCCTAGCACTTGCGCGCCCGGATCTGAGATACAAGATCGGCGCGATCACCTGGATGGGTGGTGGTGCCACCCGCGGCAACCACACACCCTCAGCAGAATTCAACGCCTTCGCAGACCCGGAGGCACTGGCCATCGTTCTTGCGAATGATCTGCCTCTGCGTGTGGCCGATCTCGATCTTTGCCGACAGGTTCAGATCACGCCGCAGGATGTCGAGGACCTCGCTGCAGCCAATACCGAGCGTTCCAAACTGCTTGCTGATCTTCTCGGCGGCTTTCTCGACATCGCGATCTCCCGCGGGCGGCCTTCCATGTCGCTTTATGATCCGACCGCTGCGGCAGCCTTCATTGCGCCCAATGCCTTCCAGTTCAAACCCGCCTTCGTGTCGG
This genomic window from Nitratireductor basaltis contains:
- a CDS encoding ABC transporter ATP-binding protein: PAELSGGQQQRVALARSLVMEPKVLLLDEPLSNLDARLRLEMRTELQRVQRESGVTMVFVTHDQDEALALADRIVVMKDGVIEQLGTPEEVYNTPSSRFVADFVGFENIFALEQGKLKTDAGLKPLSGTASVEAAGLAWRPNAVALGEGQFKGEVRGVAFAGGTREYLIQSPIGAIKAEMDAAAPIFEPGSEIAFDLPPERAAILQRM
- a CDS encoding nucleoside hydrolase, coding for MVWIDTDMGFDDIQAILMVDHSRFDIAGVSLVFGNAPMAQVRRNASRAKAFFGWNFPIFAGAHQSVLGKVETPIHVLGPQGMPTRGRILPEAPELEMTPALAALAEWLEGLEEPGRILALGPLTNIAILALARPDLRYKIGAITWMGGGATRGNHTPSAEFNAFADPEALAIVLANDLPLRVADLDLCRQVQITPQDVEDLAAANTERSKLLADLLGGFLDIAISRGRPSMSLYDPTAAAAFIAPNAFQFKPAFVSVELASEKSRGRTIVDQREGVEANVSWGMRADAERVRALALEAIAEACFE